The DNA window CTGAGATGTTTGATAGGGTTTTGCTTAGTGTTGAAAATGTGCCGCTGTGTGCTGAACAGAAGGATGGATCAGTGATGGAGAGTAGCGCAGAGGTTTGTGAGCTTGATGGAGGGAAGGCGCGATCGAAGAAACAAGGGAAGAAAAAGGAAGCTGTGGATTTGAGGACTCTTTTGGTTCTTTGTGCACAAGCTGTGTCTGGTAATGATAACCGGACTGCTAACGAATTGTTTAAGCAGATTCGGCAGCATTCTTCTCCTTCGGGTGATGCTTGTCAGAGGTTGGCTCATTACTTTGCGAATGCGATTGAAGCACGCATGGTTGGTGCCGGTACTGGTACAAAGATATTATATATGAGCCAGAAGATGATTAACGCTGCTGATTACTTGAAAGCATACCAAGTTTTTATATCTGTTTGCCCTTTTAAAAAATTTGCGCATTTCTTTGCAAATAAAATGATACTGAAAACGGCTGAAAAGGCGGAAACACTTCACATTATTGATTTCGGTATCTTATATGGTTTCCAATGGCCAATTCTCATCAAGTTTCTGTCAGAAAGAGATGGTGGACCTCCCAAGCTTCGTATCACCGGAATAGAGTATCCTCAAGCTGGCTTTCGACCGGCTGAGAGAATTGAGGAAACTGGACGGCGTTTAGCTAACTATTGTCAGCGTTTCAATGTTTCCTTTGAATACAAGGCCGTACCATCGCGAAACTGGGAAACCATTCAAGTTCAAGACCTTAATATTAAGAGCGATGAGGTAGTTGCTGTGAATTGTCTGGTAAGGTTTAAGAATTTACATGACGAGACAATTGAAGTGAACAGTCCTAAAGACGCGGTTCTGAAGTTAATCAGGAAGATAAACCCGAGTATATTTGTTCAATCTATAGTAAATGGATCTTACAATGCCCCTTTCTTTGCCACGCGCTTCAAGGAGTCACTTTTCCATTATTCTGCAATGTATGATATGTTTGACACTCTCATACCCCGTAAAAACGAATGGAGGCTGACGATCGAGAAAGAGCTTTTGGGTCGGGAGATTATGAATGTTGTAGCGTGTGAAGGTTTGGAGAGGGTTGAGAGGCCCGAGTCATATAAACAGTGGCAAGTCAGGAATCTACGGGCCGGTTTTAGGCAGCTCCCACTTGATAAGGAGATAATGGTCAAATTTAGAGGTAAGCTAAGAGAATGGTACCATAAAGATTTTGTCTTTGATGAAGATAACAACTGGATGCTTCAAGGTTGGAAAGGCCGCATTTTATATGCATCGACTTGTTGGGTGCCTGCATAATGATATGATACCGAACTCTTAGAAACTTGTTTGAGAACTCATATTGGTTTGAAGGTATGATTTTAAGACTTCTGATCTTTCCATTTCATAATTTGTTCCTTTTCCTTGTATTGTTTCGAGCAACAACATGTCACATCGAAAAGCTTATCGTATTCTTTTGGCTGTTTCAGGTTCAGATATGCTTGCTATGCCTTATTTGCTTAACCTTCAGGTGTGTGATGGACATTTTTCCAAGATTTGCGCCAACTCTGTATAATTATGGCAGAAGTTCTTCCCAGGTTCGCACCGAATTTCACACTTACAAGGAGAGCCTGACAGAGTAGTAGCAGTGTCTGTTCAGAGTGTTAGAAATTTAGCATACCTTCCCAAATATTAgcaattaaaatttttttaattgtttttttcagTCTGTGACCAACATCTGTATAAACAAGTTGGTGAAAAAAGGTTTTGTAGGATTTTTTTTATGTAATGAACATCCTTTTAACTTTAAGTTGACaagtttgttaaatttgaaaTAGACGATTATTTATCAGTTAATTTCACGATGACGATTCTTGCTAATTGGATACTGATGCGGCTGACATATGAGCTTTATTCAGTTCCCACTTCATTGGATTATGTACTTTGCTGGAATACTGTTTGgttgaaaaaaagaaatttttgaatTATAAGATATATTCCAGTTTGATTTAGCATTGACCTCTGGATCTGGTGCTAATATTTGCTTGATTTCTTCTCAaaagaaattttcaattttaGTTAGCAATCTTATTTAAGTACTGCTTCGGAAGTGTTAAAGTACTATATGACTTTGGTCTGGACCATGAAACTTAGCTCAGGGATATGGTCTATGACTTTGGTTGGACCAGAAagtcttttttctctctctccttcTGATCTAGATTTCTTGCTTACTCTTTATTGTGCTGTGTTCATATTATGAAATCTGCAATTCTGAGTTTGGCCACCAAGTCCTCTCTCTTTTTCACAACACACTAGCAGTAGCATTCTTTCATTGTCTCTGCGTGTGTAGAGAGTAGACATGATAACAAGCTACATAGATTTTGTTTGGATATgtgagaaaaaaaattgattttgagtgaattgattCTGTAAATTAATTATAGCTAAAAGTGTGATGAAGAAAAAGgaatttatgtttggataaaatTATGGATTTTTTACCAACAATTTTGAAATATGCAGtattgatgtatgtatttattataagagaaggaaatattgaagaagttgttttattttatcaAGTGATATTTGCTTCTTATATAGAGTGAATGTGATGGTTTTAGAGATTTTCTAAAACCTCTCTATAAGACCACTAACATGATATGCGAGTTTATTtgaataaacaataaataaataataaagataaataagattaatttaattttctaacatGCCTCGCAAGCCGGACGGCCGCCGAGAAAGTCTGAGCTTGTTGATGATGAACTTAAATTGTAGACGGAGGAGAGGTTTCGTCAGAACATCGGCGAGCTGGTCACCAGTGGAGACACGAGTTACTCAGAAAACACCGCGTTGCACATTCTCATGAACAAAGTGATTGGCGATGACAACGTGTTTCATTCTGGAGTGGAATACATGATTGGATGAGAGAAAGATGGCGCCCGTATTACAACAATATATGACAGGTTGGTGGATTCGATGGTGGAGCTCTTTGAGGATAGACAGGAGCCAGATAACTTCGGATGTGGTGTCTACGAGGGCTCGGTACTTGGCTTCAATGTAGGAACGAGCCACAACACTCTGCTTTTTGGAACCCTAAAAGATAGGGGTGGAACCGAGATAAATGATGAACACGGTTGTGGAGATGTAATTGTCCCTGTCCCCAGCCAAGTCAGAATCAAAATAGGTATTTAATGTTGTGAATAAAAAAACGACTATGCCCTTGTCGATAGTTCCGACAAGGTACTAAAGCATGCATTTGAGAGCAACCTAGTGAGATAA is part of the Vicia villosa cultivar HV-30 ecotype Madison, WI linkage group LG2, Vvil1.0, whole genome shotgun sequence genome and encodes:
- the LOC131653953 gene encoding scarecrow-like protein 34; translated protein: MDPNFQTTFKFDDNGNLLFLDDFTTTDSYFYLPHVPPPDFPPSCSNSEPLVSPTTDPSVEDTDFSETVKYISQILMEEDFQQKPCMCYDPLSLQHTEKIFFDALESKLPLPLSPNQHPLDSGNSSGSNELKPLSSPDTPVSGDSGFNSVSYVKSQFIGLNSDSSNNNISDGVLDLDSSETKLLAQNIFSDADSMLQFRKGLEEASKFLPQKPQLFTGFDTAKTSLVSQEAEGGVGGIKMEDSVRENSNSNSNLNSNPSYSVLSNSSSYGLLKSRKNHERQGSEDEEGRSNKQSAVRVEETEISEMFDRVLLSVENVPLCAEQKDGSVMESSAEVCELDGGKARSKKQGKKKEAVDLRTLLVLCAQAVSGNDNRTANELFKQIRQHSSPSGDACQRLAHYFANAIEARMVGAGTGTKILYMSQKMINAADYLKAYQVFISVCPFKKFAHFFANKMILKTAEKAETLHIIDFGILYGFQWPILIKFLSERDGGPPKLRITGIEYPQAGFRPAERIEETGRRLANYCQRFNVSFEYKAVPSRNWETIQVQDLNIKSDEVVAVNCLVRFKNLHDETIEVNSPKDAVLKLIRKINPSIFVQSIVNGSYNAPFFATRFKESLFHYSAMYDMFDTLIPRKNEWRLTIEKELLGREIMNVVACEGLERVERPESYKQWQVRNLRAGFRQLPLDKEIMVKFRGKLREWYHKDFVFDEDNNWMLQGWKGRILYASTCWVPA